ACATTCATAACAATATTAACTATCTCAATAAAATGGGTGCGCTCAACACTTCACTCATCTCTTATGTAGCAGTCCCGATCATGCAAAAAGACGGTGTTGTAGGTGTGATCTCTGCAAACCTTAAAAAAGATGCTCCGTTGGATTTTGATGATATCGTACATATGTTAACGATTCTCGGATCGATCTCTTTAGGGACGCTCAGTGTGCATAGACGTTACTCAAAAGAAAAAGAAGAGATTCAAGATCTCAAAGCGTATTATCAAGATGAAATGCTAAGTGATTATAAGTTTGAAAACATTATCGGAAGAAGTACCGCTATGCAACAGATATTCAGTATCATTGAAACAGTGGCACCTTCGGATGCGACTATTCTGGTTCGTGGTGAAACCGGTACAGGTAAAGAGCTTATCGCTGCAGCCGTACATAACATCAGTCCAAGAAAAAATGGGCCGTTCATCAAGCTTAACTGTGCAGCCATTAGCGAAACATTGCTCGAATCAGAACTTTTCGGTCATGAAAAAGGTGCCTTTACCGATGCAAAAGAGATGCGTAAAGGACGTTTTGAACTAGCGGATGGAGGAACTTTGTTCCTTGATGAGATCGGGGATATCACACCTGCACTACAGGTCAAACTATTGCGTATCTTGCAAGAGCAGGAGTTTGAACGTGTAGGTGGAACCAAAACGATAAAAACCAATGTACGGTTAGTAGCCGCAACCAACAGAAACCTGGAAAAGATGGTAAAAAACGGTGAATTCCGTGAAGATCTTTTCTATCGTTTAAATGTTATCCCGGTCAACCTTCCACCGCTTCGAGAACGTTATGAAGATATCCAGTTGCTTATTGAGCACTATCTGAAAAAATATATGAGAGAACATCATAAAGAGATGTATTTTTCAAAAGCTGCTTTGGAGATTCTTTTGGAATACCCTTGGCCGGGGAACATTAGAGAATTGCAAAATACTATGGAGCGTATCGTACTTATCTGTCCTCAGGGAGAACTACAGCCAGAGATGCTCAACCATGTCATGCCGTTTAATTTCCAAAAAATGTATATGCCGCAAGAGAGAGTGGAAGAGCCCCAAAAGACAGTAGAGCATCCTGTAAGTGATCATGAGTTTTCTCAAGGACATGATGAACATATTTCTCTCACAAAGAGCAGTTTGCAGGATATGGAAAAAGAGGCCATTATCAAAGCACTGATAGAAAACCGGGGAATACAAACAAAAGCAGCCAAACAGCTTGGTATGTCAGCAAGACAGATCGGTTACAAGATAAAAAAATACGACATTGATCTCTAGAATCCAAATTGCACTAACACATTAAAATAATGTAAAAGGAGCAATACAATGTCTGGTTTTGATAGTAAATCACATATCAAACTATGTAATTCGTCACTGGGTGCATGTTTGAGCTACTACTATTTACCTACTTCACTCTATTATGGTTTTTAATTGAGGGGTGCCGAAGAAGAGAAGAGTATATAGTTATGAGAGGGAGAGGATCAATCATCCCCTCTACTGATGATCTTTGCATTGACCTCATTTGGAAGGTCTTTAGGACCCGGCTCGATAAACCATACATCTCCATTTGTCAAGTTTACATTACCACCCCACTTCTCATCACTGTCAAACTCCAATCCTGATATGATCTCTTCCATATCCTTTTTTGCCACATAGAAGAGTATTTTCCCTTCATCATTTTCTCTTAACATTACTTTTGCCATTTTTTATCCTTTCAATATAATTAATAATTTTTTGATTGCATACCCAACATCTATCTTAACCGCTTTTTCAAATGTTATATTCATAAACTCCTTTCCTATTCTTCTCAGATAAGAAGCGACATTAAAATGCTTGTTATCCTGTTGTGGATAGTCATTTCTATAATGTACACCTCTACTCTCTTTTCTACGGTAAGCAACATTTACTATCGCTTCAGCAATAAAAAGTGCATTATGAAACTCCAGGATAGAAGAGAGCTCGACATTGTTCTCTTTTTCTTTATTGATACAGTTAAGACCGTAACGCTTACCTCTAAGATAGGTTACATAGGAGATCGCATCCCCCAATCCTTCTTCAGATCTGAATGGCCCGGCATTTCTAAATAACATCTCTCCAAGACTTACTCTCATTGCATTGATATTGAATCTGTTCTCACCGTTCATGATAAGCTCAATGCGGTTCATATCTTTTTCTACTTCAGAATAATCAATAGGAAGATAATCTTTTTTATAGGATGCTTTTGCCGCCTCATATCCTGCTATCCTTCCAAAATATGCACCCTCTAAAAGAGAGTTTCCACCTAAACGGTTAGCACCGTGTACACCTGTTACGGCACACTCTCCACAAGCAAATACACCATCCATAGTTGTTGAAGTATCCGGTCTGGTCCATATCCCACCTATCGTATAGTGTGCTGAAGGTGTGATCTCCAGAAGCTCTTTGACGATATCAACACCCGCTGCATTGAGAGCCATTTTTCTGGATGACGGCAGTTTTTTATCGATCAGTTCTTCCCCTAGATGCCTAAAGTCCAGATAAACTTTATGACCTTTCTTCATATGCTCTATGATCTCACGGGAAAGTTTGTCCCTGGTCTGAAGCTCATCAGTAAATCTTTCACCGGTTTCATCAACAAGATAGGCACCTTCACCTCTTGCTGCTTCACTGATCAAAGCACCGTTGGTTTTCAAGGTAGTAGGATGAAACTGTACAAACTCCATATTCGAAAGCAAAATATTTGCCCGAAATGCCGTAGCGATCACATCACCAGAACTCTCCTGGGCGTTGGTAGAGTGCCCCCTATATACACCTGCATACCCGCCTCCGGCAAGTACCAATGATTTACAGGCCAAAGCGATGACCTGAGAATCAGATCTTCGTAGTACACTGATACCTGCCAGTTTGTTTTCATACTTGATGATGTTTAACAGTTTGTAATTTGTCAGTATCGTGATACCTGCCCTGCGGCACTGTTGCAGTAAAGACATTACGATAGCAGAACCTGTTCTATCAGCTATATAACAGGTACGTACCGCACTACCGCCGCCAAACGGACGCTGTGCTATAGATTCATCTTCATTGGTATCAAATCCGACACCCATCTTTACAAGCTCATGAATGATATCGGGGGCCGCCTCACACATTTTTTTGATATTATGTTCATGTACCAGACCATCTGCACCTGCGATCGTATCATCGGCATGCTTTAGATAGGAATCATATTCGCTCAGGTTGATCACGGCATTGATACCCCCTGATGCCACAGCGGAGTTGGAACGCATAGGATTCCCTTTGGTAACAACGGCTACTTTTGCCCCGCTTCTCTGTGCATAAAGAGCAGCATATAAACCTGATATTCCACTACCTACCACAACTACGTCATACAGCATCTTTTACCCCAAACAGGCTCTGTATCTGAGTTGGTTTTGCCTCATTGAGATAGGCAAGCATTAGATTATCTTTGACATGCTGCGGTTCTATCGAGCCGAACAGTGCACTAAGAACATTGCCTGATCTTGCAAACTGTAAGGCTGTAGCAACATCCGTCACATTCTCGGTCTCCAAAGTCTCACGTAATTGTTCGCTGAACTTCCCTTTGAAAAGATTCATCTGCAGCAGTGAAGATGAGGCAAACAAACCAAGTCCATATCCATGTGCAGCCTGCATCAAAGTATAGTACTTGCCATCAGGCCCCATTTGATTGCTATAGCTGTACGCATGCGGCTTAGCAAGATTGAAAGGTACCTGCAGATACTTGAAATGATGTGAGATACCGCCGACTTCCTGAGCGATCTTGACGATCTCCGAGAGACTCAAATACTCAGTATGTCCCTCTTCATACAAAAATGCATTCCATGCTGCGATCCCATAAGCACGTATCTTTCCTTCCTGAACCAGTGATTCAAAAAGCATAAATGCCTCCTTGATACGTGCAAGCACCGCTTCTCTGTCTACATAACCCAACTGAGTTTCGGGGTTATGTAGATAGAGGATATCCAGCGTATCAAGCTTGAGATTATCCAGTGATTTTTCTACACTCCATCTCAGATACTCCGGACTCATGCAGTGCTGATCGATCACAACCTCATCTTTGGATGCAAGCCCTCTATTCAGGATATTCTCTTCGATCCATTCATATGGATTTTCAGGAAAAGGAAACTCTAGAGGGATAAAGCCTGCTTTTGAGGTAATGACCAAAGATTCTCTGCCCACCTTACCTTCCTCAAATATTTCTTCAAGTGCTTCACCGATCTCTTGTTCACTTACCTGATAACGGTAGTTGATCGCCGTATCAATGACATTGATCCCATTCTCAATGGCAGTCTTTACCGCATCCTTATAGCTGATCACATAGTTCTCTTCTCTATAGGGCTCTTTGCGGAAAGTGCCCAGTCCCAAAGATGAGACAAAATACTCTCCGTTATATCTGAAAAAGTCTTTGTTATACTTAGAGAACTTCTTAAGATACGTAAAGGTCCCCTCTTTGGTTGCATACGCCATTAGACTACGATCACTTTCAGAGGTGCTTTGAGTTTGAACTTAAGCATATCTTCAATACCTGCGAGTGTTGTAGTAGTGTTCATAGAACAGCTCATACACTCACCTTTGTACTTGATCAACACTTCAAATATATCATCAACCGCTTTGATATCCATAAGTTCTACATCACCACCATCCGCTTTGAGTGTAGGTCTGATATACTCCTCAAGGATAGACTCAACAGATTTGATCTTCTGTACAAGTCCCATCGATTCAAATGATCCGTCACCTTTTGCTTCAATGATCTTGCGTGATTTCTCTTGTGCTTCTCTCTCATCAAGTGCTGTAGCCAGAAGATCAACCAAATAGACATCTTTTACTTCATGCCCTCCAGGTCTGACACAAGACTTACAGAATGCACCTGCTTTAGTATAAGCAACGATTTCCTCAATGGTTGTAAGTTTATTCAGACGGATCACTTCCTGGATCGTCTCTTGAGTGATACGTGCACACTCACAGAGGATGAACTCATCTTCAAAACTATCCATATCAACATTCTTATAGATAGAAGCAGCTTTCTTGATCACATCATATGCCATTACAGAACAGTGCATCTTCTGCCCTGGTACTGCAGGAACATCAGGAGTATCTCTAAGCGCTTTCTCAACATCAATGTTTGTGATCTTGACTGCTTCATCCACTGTTTTACCCATACAAAGTTCCGCCATCATATCTGAACTTGCGATTGCAGTACCACAACCGAAACTTTTGAACTTACTATTGATGATCTTGTCATCTTTTGGATCTATCAGCCAGTAAAGTCTTACTGCATCACCACAACTCTCTGCACCGAAATCTGCGATGACAAGTTTGTTCTCGCCCGCTTCTGCTTCAGTGATCTCTCCCATATTTGCAGGATTATCCATTCTCTTTTGTACCTCTTGTGAATATTCCTCCCAAAGTGCGCCGCCGATAAGATCATTTCTAGCCATGATAAATTCCTTTATATTCATTTTTAGAAGCTATTGCAAATTCTGTTCTATACTGATCCTGTCTCTTCACTTTCTATTTATACAAAATTGTTAAATTTATGCCAAATCTACAAAATTGTCATTCATTTTGGGTCAAATGTTGTTTTGAGAACACTTTATGCATACGGATTAATACATTAATTAAAAGGAAGAACAATGTATTTAATCACTGCCATTATCAATGCTGAATGTGTAAAAGACGTACTTGAAGACCTCAAATCTTCGGAGATAGAAGGTGTTACGTTGAGTAAAGTAAAAGGAAAAGGTAAGTTTATCGATTCAATGAAAGAAGTAGATGAACATATCAGGCTTGACATCGTTGTATCCAGCCCACACTTCAAAGAACTTGCCAAAGAAGCGATACGTGACAATGCAAGAAACTCGGAAAAGGGTTCTGGGAAAATGTGGGTCACACCTGTAATGGAAGTAGAACGTATCCGTACAGGAGAAATCAATGCAGATGCACTCTCCCACTCAGTGATCGATAAGATCTCCCCAAGTATGAAAGACAGTTTCACAGCAGAAGACACACCGGCTAGTTAAGCCGGAGGTCGAGTGCCCGGGTCCATTTTTGTCTGCCATAAAAGTAGATAATACCTATACATTCCCCATAAAATATGACTTCATATAGATTAAAATGATCTATATTCAAGTTTGATGTATATTTTTCATCTCACAATATCACATTAGAAGAAAAAGCAAATATCAGATAAAATAGCTTTCGATAAATTATTTGAGATAAGGTAAAGAGTGAAAGTATTATTGACATCAGAATTAAAAGGTGGGAATCCGCTTATAGATGGATTTTATCATCGTATGTGCAAATTTGTTGACATTCAGGCTTCAATTAATGAATTCTGGAGTACAGATTCATCAAATCATTATGATGTCATACATTTACAATGGCCGGAACAACTATTTAAATGGAAAAAAGTTAACAGGGATGATATTCTAAGATTAGAACAGCGGTTGAAGTATTGGAAAGATAACGGAAGCAGGTTGGTGATCACCCGGCATAATATATTGCCTCATAAATTAAATAGTTTGTATCAAGAAATATATAAATTAATTTACACCTATGTTGATGCTGTAATTCACTATAGTTATGCAAGTATTGACAATTTTAAATCTATGTATACGAATACCCTTGATAATCCGTCTTTAGTACATGAAGTTATTTATCATCCTATGTACAGTGACATCTTAAATGATTGTACACAACAAGAAGCACGAAAAACTTTGCAATTAGACGAGAATAAAAACATTATTTTAGTATTTGGACGTATTAGACATAAAAAAGAACGAAATCTAATCAAATCAGCTTTTAAGCGTCTGGATGTAGAAAATAAGTTTTTAATTGTGCCTAGATGGTATAGACATCCAAAGAAAAAACAATTTTTTGATTGGGTTTTATTTCAATTCAAACGCTTCATTTATAGCTTAAAAACAGATCGTATGTTAGGTTATAGGTTGGTACCTGAAGAGGATATTCAGTATTACATGAATGCAGCAGATGTGGTTTTTATACCGAGATCGGAAGTTTTAAACAGCGGCGTACAAATTTTAGCCTACACCTTTAATAAAGTAGTGGTAGGACCGGCAACCGGAAGTATTGGAGAGTTATTAGAATATTCCAATAACCCTGCTTTTAAAGTTGATGATTTTGAAGATGCTGCTTTAAAGCTCAAAAAAGGGATAGAACTATCCAAACAAAAAGTTGAAAATTATTCATTTGCTCAAAAAAATATGAATTGGGAACTAGTGATAGACAAACATTTGCAGTTGTATACTAAGTTGCAAAATGAGAAATAGATAGGCATATCAGGCTTGATATTGCGGTATCTCGCCCTTACTTCAAAGAACTTAACATAAATCAATTCTAAAAAAATATAAAAATGCTACGATCAACTTGAAAAAAATGAGTAAAAGGAAATAAGCATGATCAGGTTCTTAGGAATAATTATCGCTTTAACAACAGGGATATTAGCAACTGAAAATCAAAAAGGCGTAGAAGGATTATCAGGAGATACAAGATCACTTCTTGCTGAGGAGATGAGACATATCGAAAAAGGGATGCATAGTATCTTTTCTAATATAGTAAAAGGTGAGTATGAAGAGATCTCCAAAATGGCAACAGATATCCATGACAGTTTTATCTTCACTAAAAGTTTAACACAGGCACAAAGAGAAGAATTGAAAACAAATTTACCGCAGGGGTTTATTGAACTAGACCGTTCTTTCCATGCTACAGCCGGTAAATTATCTGAAGCAGCCGAATTTGAAGAGAAAAAAGCAGTAGAGGAAAATTTTTCCAAAATGATGGGACTTTGTGTGCAATGCCACTCAACCTATGCGACACAACGGTTTAAGACTTTTTCTGAGTGATTTTTTGCTTCATTCCCACTTTGAGAGTGGGAATGAAAAAGTACATACTTTATATTATCAAAGACAGGATCTTTAGATCCTGTCTTTAATTTAATATTACTCTATCGTAATACTCCACGAGTTTAAGGTATTAGTAATAATAGGAATGTTATCAACCACATTCAATGTCCATGTACCATTTGCATTTTCACCATTAACAGCTGATAGAGGTTCTTCTGGCACATACGTTCCATTGATCGTCGAACTAAAAGTTTGATCGCTCATCAAAATGGTTGCATTATCATCAAACGTAGCGATAAATGTCGGATCGGTTCCCCTGTTATCTGAAAGCAGGACTACCGTTCCAAAAGGACTTTCAAGACGATACTCATTATCATAAGGCGCTAGCCCACTACTATTGATATGTACAGTCACTTTATTGATAGAGGATATAGCATTTGTTACAATAATTTGTGAAGTAACCGTAGACATATCCATTAACGATAATGGAGTATTATTTACAAAAGTTTGTGCCTTAGGATCATCAAGTGCAGAACATGCAAAATTTTGTGAACTGTAACCGGATACAATATCATTGTAATTAGCAAGAGTAGTACCTGAGAATGCATAACCCATTGATTGATCAACATTATTATCTCCATTTGGTTCAGCGATATCTGTTCTATTGGAAACATACCATATCCCGCCATCTTTCGGAGCCCAAGTAGTACAGGAAGCTGAGTTAAATGGTGTATTTATACAAGTAGCTCCGTTTACATTAGGATATATTCCCATGATATAAAAATATTCTGCTCCGTGTGCAGTTACCGCAGCAGTAAAATGAGCCTCTGTTCTTGGTACAAAAAGATGCATACCGAAGTTATCAGAACAATATGCTTCTGCTGCTGGAGCCAAAAGTGCTGAAGAGGTAGTAACTGTTTTGATAGTATACCCGCCACCATCACTTGTCATATCACAATAAGCCTCAAATGGGTCTATTCCTCCAACACCGTCAGGATCAATCATATACATGCCATCACCTACTGAAAGACCATTTTCCAGATATGCCCTGCATGAAGCTAGTAGATTAGGATAATCAATTGTGATGTTCGCTTCATTTGACTCAAGCCCTGTTCTATCTGTTACAGTATAGAAAATCGGTGTTGGATCGCCGATAAAGCCTGCCTCCGGGGTAAATGTCACATTTCCATCAGCATCAACAGTCCAGTTACCTTCACCTGCTACAACCAAACTGTCAGCATAATCATCACCGTTCTCATCCGTTGCATTGCCATCTACGAAATTCACCGTACTTGCATTGATGTCATTTTCTGCATCCGTATCATTTGCCACGACATTTAGCGTAGTTGCTGCACCTAAAGTAGTATTAGTTTCATTATCATCCACTGCTACAGGAGCAGTTTGCG
This is a stretch of genomic DNA from Sulfurovum zhangzhouensis. It encodes these proteins:
- a CDS encoding P-II family nitrogen regulator, whose protein sequence is MYLITAIINAECVKDVLEDLKSSEIEGVTLSKVKGKGKFIDSMKEVDEHIRLDIVVSSPHFKELAKEAIRDNARNSEKGSGKMWVTPVMEVERIRTGEINADALSHSVIDKISPSMKDSFTAEDTPAS
- the nifT gene encoding putative nitrogen fixation protein NifT, whose translation is MAKVMLRENDEGKILFYVAKKDMEEIISGLEFDSDEKWGGNVNLTNGDVWFIEPGPKDLPNEVNAKIISRGDD
- a CDS encoding sigma-54-dependent Fis family transcriptional regulator yields the protein MLVSDLPDECQTCSLVFAYKEIGLLYDIAVLLSGSDNVKESIEKGMRMLKHGRYLDRCALFLLNDEKTQLELFASIDLTPQQKSMAIYKIGEGATGLAAKSAEPIVIENIHNNINYLNKMGALNTSLISYVAVPIMQKDGVVGVISANLKKDAPLDFDDIVHMLTILGSISLGTLSVHRRYSKEKEEIQDLKAYYQDEMLSDYKFENIIGRSTAMQQIFSIIETVAPSDATILVRGETGTGKELIAAAVHNISPRKNGPFIKLNCAAISETLLESELFGHEKGAFTDAKEMRKGRFELADGGTLFLDEIGDITPALQVKLLRILQEQEFERVGGTKTIKTNVRLVAATNRNLEKMVKNGEFREDLFYRLNVIPVNLPPLRERYEDIQLLIEHYLKKYMREHHKEMYFSKAALEILLEYPWPGNIRELQNTMERIVLICPQGELQPEMLNHVMPFNFQKMYMPQERVEEPQKTVEHPVSDHEFSQGHDEHISLTKSSLQDMEKEAIIKALIENRGIQTKAAKQLGMSARQIGYKIKKYDIDL
- a CDS encoding iron-sulfur cluster assembly scaffold protein yields the protein MARNDLIGGALWEEYSQEVQKRMDNPANMGEITEAEAGENKLVIADFGAESCGDAVRLYWLIDPKDDKIINSKFKSFGCGTAIASSDMMAELCMGKTVDEAVKITNIDVEKALRDTPDVPAVPGQKMHCSVMAYDVIKKAASIYKNVDMDSFEDEFILCECARITQETIQEVIRLNKLTTIEEIVAYTKAGAFCKSCVRPGGHEVKDVYLVDLLATALDEREAQEKSRKIIEAKGDGSFESMGLVQKIKSVESILEEYIRPTLKADGGDVELMDIKAVDDIFEVLIKYKGECMSCSMNTTTTLAGIEDMLKFKLKAPLKVIVV
- a CDS encoding cytochrome c, which codes for MIRFLGIIIALTTGILATENQKGVEGLSGDTRSLLAEEMRHIEKGMHSIFSNIVKGEYEEISKMATDIHDSFIFTKSLTQAQREELKTNLPQGFIELDRSFHATAGKLSEAAEFEEKKAVEENFSKMMGLCVQCHSTYATQRFKTFSE
- a CDS encoding aldo/keto reductase, which produces MAYATKEGTFTYLKKFSKYNKDFFRYNGEYFVSSLGLGTFRKEPYREENYVISYKDAVKTAIENGINVIDTAINYRYQVSEQEIGEALEEIFEEGKVGRESLVITSKAGFIPLEFPFPENPYEWIEENILNRGLASKDEVVIDQHCMSPEYLRWSVEKSLDNLKLDTLDILYLHNPETQLGYVDREAVLARIKEAFMLFESLVQEGKIRAYGIAAWNAFLYEEGHTEYLSLSEIVKIAQEVGGISHHFKYLQVPFNLAKPHAYSYSNQMGPDGKYYTLMQAAHGYGLGLFASSSLLQMNLFKGKFSEQLRETLETENVTDVATALQFARSGNVLSALFGSIEPQHVKDNLMLAYLNEAKPTQIQSLFGVKDAV
- a CDS encoding L-aspartate oxidase; the encoded protein is MLYDVVVVGSGISGLYAALYAQRSGAKVAVVTKGNPMRSNSAVASGGINAVINLSEYDSYLKHADDTIAGADGLVHEHNIKKMCEAAPDIIHELVKMGVGFDTNEDESIAQRPFGGGSAVRTCYIADRTGSAIVMSLLQQCRRAGITILTNYKLLNIIKYENKLAGISVLRRSDSQVIALACKSLVLAGGGYAGVYRGHSTNAQESSGDVIATAFRANILLSNMEFVQFHPTTLKTNGALISEAARGEGAYLVDETGERFTDELQTRDKLSREIIEHMKKGHKVYLDFRHLGEELIDKKLPSSRKMALNAAGVDIVKELLEITPSAHYTIGGIWTRPDTSTTMDGVFACGECAVTGVHGANRLGGNSLLEGAYFGRIAGYEAAKASYKKDYLPIDYSEVEKDMNRIELIMNGENRFNINAMRVSLGEMLFRNAGPFRSEEGLGDAISYVTYLRGKRYGLNCINKEKENNVELSSILEFHNALFIAEAIVNVAYRRKESRGVHYRNDYPQQDNKHFNVASYLRRIGKEFMNITFEKAVKIDVGYAIKKLLIILKG
- a CDS encoding Ig-like domain-containing protein gives rise to the protein MKLTNFKIIPFVLMVSSLLALNGCDKSSTSSDSALAGVAPVAVNDSGVGVSGAPATILVVANDTDVENNLDVSSVQIIGTANAGDSLVVTGEGTWSVDAAGNVTFTPEIGFTNDPSVIEYIVSDTNGLVSNSATVTIDYPQTAPVAYDDDANGTSGFATTVDVLANDTDAENDINTSSIHITGTTNPGDTLVVAGEGNWSVSPVHTVIFTPEAGFTGDPESITYIITDNTGLTSNAATVSIDYPQTAPVAVDDNETNTTLGAATTLNVVANDTDAENDINASTVNFVDGNATDENGDDYADSLVVAGEGNWTVDADGNVTFTPEAGFIGDPTPIFYTVTDRTGLESNEANITIDYPNLLASCRAYLENGLSVGDGMYMIDPDGVGGIDPFEAYCDMTSDGGGYTIKTVTTSSALLAPAAEAYCSDNFGMHLFVPRTEAHFTAAVTAHGAEYFYIMGIYPNVNGATCINTPFNSASCTTWAPKDGGIWYVSNRTDIAEPNGDNNVDQSMGYAFSGTTLANYNDIVSGYSSQNFACSALDDPKAQTFVNNTPLSLMDMSTVTSQIIVTNAISSINKVTVHINSSGLAPYDNEYRLESPFGTVVLLSDNRGTDPTFIATFDDNATILMSDQTFSSTINGTYVPEEPLSAVNGENANGTWTLNVVDNIPIITNTLNSWSITIE